In a single window of the Mauremys reevesii isolate NIE-2019 linkage group 3, ASM1616193v1, whole genome shotgun sequence genome:
- the AARS2 gene encoding alanine--tRNA ligase, mitochondrial isoform X8, which translates to MAWELLTQIYEIPKDHLYITYFGGDASLGLSPDEESRDIWLSLGVPPSHVLPFPLRENFWEMGETGPCGPCTEIHYDHVGGGRHAAGLVNQDSPDVVEIWNLVFMQYSREADGSLRPLPQHHVDTGMGLERLVTVLQSKRSNYDTDLFTPILDAIHKGCGGPGYQGLVGEADVGSVNMAYRVVADHVRTLSVCIADGVYPGMSGAELVLRRILRRAVRFCSEVLHAPPGFLASLVPAVVEVLGDAYPELRKNTDQIMNIINDNEAAFLSSLLRGRRIIDRTLQQMGPSKLFPAEVAWSLYGNLGFPLDLIGLMIEEKGIQLDWAALDQLAQEDAKRKARTQQAEQLEGSGVRLDVHSLAQLQRDGVPATDDSPKYAYTLGQDGRYAFSPCQATVLMLYKDQSLQKEVGAGQRCGVLLDRTSFYAEQGGQAHDQGYLVRLGQQDVLFPVESVQLSGGYVIHEVTAPETLQAGDQVLLFVDEAQRLACMVNHTATHLLSFALRRVLGDQTEQRGSHVTAEQLRFDFSTQAPVTTQQLQEVEGVIQEVVDQNEIVYMAEVPLALASGIQGLRTMDEVYPDPVRVVSVGVPVESALMPNSQAAMQTSVELCCGTHLLQTGAVQDLTITSERQLVKGISRIIAVTGEQAKQAREAGQSLAKEVDSLSARVKQGSSSLPEVQSLSKEVGHLTEEVGSTAMPQWQRRELQAILKALQRAANTAIRKLEIRQAAEKAQGLLEKHSKQPVIIDTIPADSLSILMKVVNQLCDKSPGASVLLLSPQASGEVLCACQVSKSALPTFSAADWALAVCTHMGGNAGGSGIVAKGTGNTKNLQGALTAALEFARSRL; encoded by the exons ATGGCATGGGAGCTCCTAACACAGATCTATGAGATCCCAAAAGACCATCTCTACATCACCTATTTTGGAGGAGATGCCTCACTGGGTTTGAGCCCAGATGAGGAAAGCAGGGACATATGGCTCAGCCTAGG GGTGCCTCCCAGTCACGTGCTTCCTTTCCCACTGAGGGAAAACTTCTGGGAGATGGGTGAGACGGGCCCTTGTGGCCCCTGCACCGAGATCCACTACGACCATGTGGGTGGCGGCAGGCACGCGGCAGGACTGGTGAACCAGGACAGCCCTGATGTGGTGGAGATCTGGAACCTGGTCTTCATGCAGTACAGCAG AGAGGCTGATGGGAGTCTGCGTCCATTGCCCCAGCACCACGTGGACACGGGGATGGGCCTAGAAAGGCTGGTGACAGTTCTGCAGAGCAAACGCTCTAACTACGACACAGACCTCTTCACCCCCATCCTGGATGCCATCCACAAG gGCTGCGGGGGGCCGGGGTACCAGGGCCTGGTGGGGGAGGCCGATGTCGGGTCTGTGAACATGGCCTACCGCGTGGTGGCGGATCACGTGCGCACCCTGTCTGTGTGCATTGCCGACGGCGTGTATCCCGGCATGTCCGGGGCCGA GCTGGTGCTGCGCCGCATCCTGCGCAGGGCTGTCCGGTTCTGCTCTGAAGTTCTCCATGCTCCGCCCGGGTTCCTGGCCAGCTTGGTTCCTGCCGTGGTGGAAGTTCTG GGAGATGCCTATCCGGAGCTGAGGAAGAATACAGACCAG aTTATGAATATTATCAATGACAATGAGGCTGCATTTCTCTCCTCCCTTCTGCGGGGGCGGCGTATCATTGACAGGACTCTGCAGCAGATGGGTCCCTCCAAGCTCTTCCCAG CGGAGGTGGCCTGGTCTCTCTATGGAAACTTGGGGTTCCCTCTAGATTTGATTGGCTTGATGATTGAAGAAAAGGGGATCCAATTGGACTGGGCAGCTTTGGACCAGCTAGCCCAGGAAGATGCTAAG CGGAAAGCTCGGACCCAGCAGGCAGAACAACTGGAAGGCTCCGGCGTGCGATTGGATGTGCATTCGCTGGCTCAGCTGCAGAGGGACGGTGTGCCTGCTACTGACGACTCGCCGAAATACGCCTACACACTCGGGCAGGACGGGAGATATG CATTTAGCCCATGCCAGGCCACCGTCTTGATGCTATACAAAGATCAGTCTCTTCAGAAGGAGGTTGGAGCAGGCCAGCGCTGCGGAGTCCTCCTGGACAGGACCAGCTTCTATGCAGAACAGGGAGGGCAGGCACATGATCAGGGCTACCTGGTGCGCCTGGGACAACAG gaTGTACTCTTCCCGGTGGAGTCAGTTCAGCTCTCCGGTGGCTACGTGATCCATGAGGTCACAGCCCCCGAGACCCTGCAGGCTGGGGATCAAGTGCTACTCTTTGTGGATGAG GCTCAGCGGCTGGCCTGCATGGTGAACCACACTGCCACCCATCTGCTGAGCTTTGCGCTCCGCCGTGTCCTAGGAGACCAGACAGAACAGCGAGGGTCCCACGTGACTGCTGAGCAGCTCCGATTCGACTTCAGTACCCAG gcccCAGTGACCACGCAGCAGCTGCAGGAAGTAGAAGGTGTGATCCAGGAAGTGGTTGACCAGAATGAAATTGTCTATATGGCAGAAGTCCCCCTGGCACTGGCAAGTGGCATTCAGGGGCTCCGGACCATGGATGAG GTGTATCCAGATCCAGTGAGGGTGGTATCCGTGGGGGTCCCCGTAGAAAGTGCACTGATGCCCAACTCTCAGGCTGCGATGCAGACTTCTGTGGAGCTGTGCTGTGGGAC GCACTTACTGCAGACAGGAGCTGTGCAGGATCTGACCATCACCTCCGAGCGTCAGCTGGTTAAAGGGATCAGTCGCATCATCGCGGTGACTGGGGAGCAAGCCAAGCAG GCCCGGGAAGCAGGCCAGTCCTTGGCTAAAGAAGTGGACTCGCTCTCTGCGCGAGTGAAACAGGGAAGCTCTTCCCTTCCTGAGGTGCAGAGCCTCTCCAAGGAGGTGGGCCACCTGACTGAA GAGGTGGGCAGCACTGCGATGCCTCAGTGGCAGAGAAGGGAACTGCAGGCCATTCTCAAAGCCCTGCAGAGAGCAGCAAACACAGCGATTAGAAAACTAGAAATCAGACAG GCTGCAGAGAAGGCGCAAGGCCTGCTGGAGAAGCATTCCAAGCAGCCAGTCATCATCGATACCATCCCGGCCGACTCGCTCTCA ATCCTCATGAAGGTGGTGAACCAGCTTTGTGACAAATCTCCTGGGGCTTCGGTGTTGCTGCTCAGCCCGCAGGCGTCCGGCGAGGTGCTCTGTGCCTGTCAGGTGTCCAAG AGTGCCCTGCCCACGTTTTCCGCTGCGGACTGGGCCCTGGCTGTCTGTACTCACATGGGAGGCAACGCAGGGGGCTCTGGCATTGTCGCCAAGGGTACTGGGAACACCAAGAACCTTCAGGGGGCCCTGACTGCTGCACTGGAGTTTGCCCGGAGTAGACTCTGA